In the Ctenopharyngodon idella isolate HZGC_01 chromosome 21, HZGC01, whole genome shotgun sequence genome, ACCGTCAACACCGACTATCGCAGCAAGCCTaatgtaaataagacaacatcggTATTGCAGACCCCTACATCTTGttgctgtttgttgtttttggcgtACGCCTACCAACGCAACGTCactgccatagaaaccaatgcagatattccggaAAATGAAAGCTCATCACGAGacacacaaatcagatctgaacATTTGTGATGCACAGTGTGTAGATCTGGATCCAAtcagatacacaaataatcagtTTTGGACTGACAGATCATAACCTAACCTTCATCAGACCTGCTGGAGCCCTTTCCAGAGCGCTGATGTATGTAAACATGATGTTCTGTGTTCTGCAGGCCATCATCAACAGCACCATCACCCCCAACATGACCTTCACCAAGACCTCGCACAAGTTCGGGCAGTGGGCCGACAGTCGGGCCAACACCGTCTACGGCCTCGGCTTCTCCTCCGAGGCTCATCTCAGCAAAGTCAGAGCTGCTTCTCACtcatcatgaaaataatgatttCAATCAATTCTCATAtagattcttaaatcccaagattgatcttttatatgttgTTTTCAGCTGATGCGCGAACAActtcactaaacattatttgtagctcCTGCCatcaaatatttacaataatctttgatacttttgatataaaacaaaatctCAGTGTTCAAATTCTTTGTTTAATTACTAAATTCAGTCAATAAGTGTgtttttgtggctctttaatgtgtgcTGACAGATCGCTGCAGCGCATCAGTTGAACCgaaacatgaatgaacagcagaaggaatgttgaaagatacagaacaacttactgaaatgaatcatgtctcgtgtaatccATCAAAGAGTGAAAAACAGCAGAATATCGAATCAAATTGGCTCAAGATCAGAAGTGAATTGAATCGTGAAGCGTGTGTCCAGCTCTATTATTTTCTGACGTGTCTGTGTTGTTTTCCTTCTGTCTGTAGTTTGCTGAAAAGTTCGCAGAGTTCAAAGAAGCCGCGCGGTTGGCGAAAGAGAAATCTCAGGAGAAGATGGAGTTGACCAGCTCGCCCTCACAGGTATAAACCGCACCAAACCACCATGAACCTGCAGTCGGTGTGTTTGTACTTCTGCTGTACTTGTCAAACTATTTACTTCCTCAATCACATTGTCTCTCAAGCGCAAACCGGTCTCGTGCTTTCCACGCTTAAAGGTAAGGATCAAACGCACATTTAGAACATCCTTAAAACCTCCAAACCCAACCTGTGAGACCCACAATCCAGTTAAACCATCCTACAGGATCCAGCAGCTGAACCAATCCATCCCAGACTTCCCTTCAATCCCAACATGAGTCCTTCCTGACACTCTAACATCCCCTGCTGGACGATAACTGTGATTAATACTCACTTTATTGTCATGAGATGTTGTCATTTCTCTCATGATGTCGTTTAATTCTCTAAAACAAACAGATCCGGAGCGCTTCGAAGGTAAGACTGAAGCAGACGATCCTGATATTATCAAATCAGCTGAACTTTATTCATTGGTGAATGTCGGTTTTGTGTTGTAGAATATGTAGTGTGAGTTTTCATCATGTCAGTCCTTTATATCATAATGATCCCTTCCTACTAGAACAGAGATTCATCCTGCCAAGAAGCAACATGTTTTTCCAGAAATGGTTCATATTTGTGGATGTGTAAAGATTGATTCAGATGAATTCAGTTCTCATcaaaacaatgcaaaacaaTCAAGCACACTTACAAATCATGATGTGTTTGTACTGAATTTAATTCTGATTTGCACTGCGTCTGAACAGCAGGATGAATGAGATTATTTTACTTTGGGCGAAACATGCATTAATGGTTCTTCAGCTACAtggttattaatattaataagtttaatttatttattttccaaagCTGAAAGTGCTTCACAATCAACAACATAAATACATCAAAAACAGGACAAATACAGTATAGAGTATAacgattttttgttttgttttgtttagaacAGAGATCACAATTTTCCCATCATTCTGAACacacaactaaacaaaataattttctagaggttctgacaaaatgttaattgctgcaatctatttaaaaatgtttaattcatttgaattactattattttttaattgttttgagtgaatgattcaatgactcactcataaagacttgtttcattactggttgaatcagtgtttttaaacgaatctcttgaatgaatgattcaatgacagaTACAtacacttgtcgccacctactggtgtaacgatataatctttatttgaaggtCAAGTTGCTTTCAAcaggtgatttgctctattttgatcactactgtagacatcagtgtttatatctgaactataaacttttatcttgTACTTCTGTggtaatttaaattattgtaagacagaaataatgatactgtgtgtttgaaaagactgtgaagctgtttcatatctatacatgacaacggctctctctggatcagaacacagatctgaatgttcgctgtgatcgGACTTGTCAAAGGTTAGAGTCAAATCGCTGTCATTTGTGAATCgagattgcgatcttttaacaattaatcgtgcagctttatatacagtatatatatttaatctgAAGATTTCATTCATCTCTGCTGATTCAAGTCGTTTTGTGTACACTTTCCAAACCATGATTTTTCTGATCACGTTTGAGTTTGATCTGAATGTGTCAGAATCGGGTGTGTTTGTGATTTGTTGATTTGTTGTGACAGGAATCAGCGACGGGCGATCTTCAGTCTCCCGTGACTCCAGAGAGCATCAACGGAACGGACGAGAGAGTGACGCCCGACGCCGCATTCAACACCGAGAGCCGTGCGGAGCTCAACGCCGTGCCGTTCCCGCACAGGTGAGCCGATCCCCACGCTCTTCTGCTTTAAATGAAAGCGGCCGCCGTCTGCGTGTCGATTAATGTGTTCATCCATATTTCATGCTCCGCCGACCTCCCCGGACAACATTACATTAAAACACTGTGTTAGACAGACATTAAATATGGATGAAAAGGCACTTAAATCATTGCCCATGAGAAGCACTTACAGCCGATCGGCGTCTCTGACAGTCACAATAACAGAAGCTTTACTGGGAGTATTTGACGCTTGTTATTGTGAAGTTCACATCAGTGTTTCATTTGATGTTAAACGTAAACTAGTTGTTTGGAGCTTCatcagcgtgtgtgtgtgtatatattcatCAGTGTAGATCTGAACTTATGATATGTGATCCTGCTCCGGGGACcctgacagttaacaggttaaaacTCCAGTGTGCTTTAACAGATGCTCTGTAATTCTGCTGATCTCTGTTGTCTTCCTGCAGCTCCACGTCCATCACCAAACACTGGGAGGCCGAGCTGGCGGCTCTGAAGGGAAACAACGCTAAACTGACGGCCGCGCTACTCGAGTCCACCGCTAACGTCAAGCAGTGGAAGCAGCAGCTGGCGGCGTATCAGGACGAGGCCGAGAGGCTCCACAAACGGGTCAGAGATGCACCACACCTCACACAGCTTTAGGagatttcaaaatgtaaatattatgaGGCTAAATGAATGAAGACTTTCAGATGGTGCACCAATAAATGAGCCTCACCGACTCTTTTgggaaaaaacactgtttagtttCTCTGTGACGTCATGGTGGCTTTATTGTCATTGTGCCGGGTTTAAGTTCAGAGACAATGAGTTTAGCATCTGACCAGAAGTGCAAATGGAAGCATTTTTATAAACTTATGTGTTGAAGCagattctgtgtgtgtgtgtgtgtgtgtgtgtgtgtgtgtgtgtctcaggtGACGGAGCTGGAGTGTGTCAGCGGACAGACGGCCGGCATCAAAACACAGAAGACGGAGCTGAACCAGACCATCGAGGAGCTGGAGGCCGAGCTGAAGGCCAAGGAGGAGGTCAGACggtcactcaaacacacatcaGCTGACTTACACACAAACCTCGTGGTGCTGAGTCCATTTCTGCCCCACAGGAACTGGAGAAGCTGAAGGAAGAAGTCGAGAATGCCAACCTGCTGCAAACGCAGAAAGATTCGCTCGCCCAGAAACTACAGGTGAGTAACGCAGAGCGGCTCTTCGTTCAGTCCTGCTGAGAAGATGCTTCTCACTGTGTTTCCTTCCCTCAGGAGACGCAGGTGAGGAACGCGCAGCTGGAGACGCGTCTGTCGGATGTGGAGGAGCGTCTGGAGAGCAGCCGGCAGGAGGGCGAGAGCTTCCGGAAGAGTCTGCGCTCGCTGCTGGAGCTGCTGGACGGGAAGATCTTCGAGCTGACCGAACTGAGAGACAGTCTGGCCAGACTCCTCGAGGACGGCAGCAGCTAGAGCCGCTCTCCAGTCACATGATCATCTCGTACTGCACACGCATGTCCACGCAAACACACACCAGTTCCTCTGACACGTGCCTGAAGtttgcagacacacacacacacacacacactcgcggCTCGACTGGGCTGTGAAATTGCCTTCACTAATCTCAGATTTCACACGCAAACACTGCAAATCTCATCCGTGGCGCATTTTATACTCCTGTTTCTGATCCACGATGCAAAGACTGCGTTACCGACGACGGAGTTAGTGATTTCGTCCGAGAAAACCTTGTACTTTTTGACTCTGACGGTGTTTTGCTCGCGTAGGTTTTCTATAGAAACTCCAGGAACTGATGATGTCTGGATGAACTGCGTTCAGAAACACTCTTCCACTCTTGAACTTCCACAATCTGAGCAATACAAGAGAGAAACACGATCAGGTATTttctgtctcacacacactctgaaCCGTCTTTCCTTTCcaaatctttttaaatataaacatgacaGATTTTTGGTGCACTCGTGTGACGCGCCGTTCTTTGGGATTGAGGTGAAATTACGCATTTTGTTCTTTATGAAGAGCAGAGGTTTACTTCCTACTGTATGATTTCtgattatttattgtaaaaaaaaaaatatatatatatatatatatctatatattctAATCACAGTGGCTGCATTACGTAGATATTTCAAGtacaaacatgtttgttttcattttttccccctttgtttttattacttgCAATGTGGAAATATggttgttttgtaaatgtggGGATAAACTGGCAATATTTTTGAACTATTTAAAAGGGAAACCGTGTCAAAAGGGAATCAAAACATGACTTGGTTTTGCAGAGAGAGTGTTTTTCTTTGCCAAATCTCTTCTCTTGTACAGAGGAAGTTGCCTTTGGTACTGAGACGCATCAACGGTAGCGAACTATGGGAAACTATTGCCAAAAACCAGTGACTGTGTGTGACGACGATCCGCTCGCGTGTGTTTGAAGAACTTCAAGGGCTTGTTGCGCTAGTTTCTGACACACTGGACGGCTTTATTATGTTTAATTCATGAGCCCATGTGACACTGTGAGGCTCCGATACCTTTGAATAATGATATTGATTAAACCACACACTTCAACACAGTtgtaattatgagtttatagTAAAATTAAAGTGGAAAAATCGTCAACagtgttgtttttctctttgtgaAAGGCTGAACCCAGAACAGACGTTTGTAGTGAAAGTGTCATATCTCTGTGGAAGCTCGTTTCTGCcaccaaataataaaaaagctcaTTGTGACTTTATTCTTACAATtgtgacgttttttttttttttttttttttatcaaacaaTTAACTTTCTCGCAATTTCAACTTATCttaaaattttaacttttttctcacaattgtgactttctatcaaacaattttaacatttttcttgaaattgcgactttttatcaattttaacattttaacatttttcaattgtgaCATTTCATCTTGCAATTTCAactttcttgcaattgcaacttttttctcacaattgcaactttttatcaaacattttaacttttttccctcaattgtgactttttatccattttaactttcttgcaattgcgactttttatcaaataatttaacttttttgtcaCAATTGCGTGAAATAAACGTGCAATTATGAGTTAAAAAGTCCGaattataaactcaaaattgcaagaaaaaaagttttgaaaaaaattgtgagatttaaaaagTTGCAAAAGTCCTAATTATGAGATATTACTTTTTTATCTCATTGGCAggaacaagcttccatatatttCACGTCCCAATGGCAAGAAAAATAAGAAACTATATGGATTGTTTTGTGACACTATTTTCATGACGTTCAGCACATTTCCTCCTCGACTCGTTACTGTGGTCTGAATCTCACTGTAGCTTCATCTTCAGAAATAGGCTGCAATATATTtagttctttttaatttttctttggTTTGGGGACCTGACGTGTTTGAGATTCACGCTCTCGAGTCTCACGTCTGTTTGTGTTCAAATGTGGCACTTTTCCTCTGGTCCTCACATGAATCAGTCATGTGACTTCAGAAGGAATACAGATCATATGGAGGACTGTTATGGTGAGATGATAtctctgtgtttttgtgttgtttctgGAGCTGTTTGTTTGAACTTCCTGCTAAACATCTGCTTTATGTTCCACTGGAGAAAAGGTTTGGATCGACATGATGACGAGtaaatgaattattcataatgaGACACTAAATCAGGTTTACATCCATATTAGAAATAGCGAGCAAAAACaggaaacactttacagtaaggtgcCAATAGTGaacattaatacattaactaacaatgagcaacacGTGTgtcagtatttattcatctttgataatgttaattaattaaaacacaaCTGTTCATGTCAGTTCAGGtccattaataatattaattcatCTGCATGCAGGATAAGACGCACCCCCTACTGACAAAGATGATCAGCAGATGACGTCAGCGCCACCCAGTGGTCAGTTAGTGTCATTGACTGAACTCACACTAATGATATTCCAccagtaacacacacacacacacacacacacaggacagTTTGTTTTGAATCTTTATTTATGTAAGGGGCAAaatgcaaatttaaaataactattaggAGTACAATGTTTGGAAAAGCTGAGTAAAAGCAAAATTgaattttcaaagaaaaaaaatcattgtacaTTTTATGATATTgctttacatatttaaatatttagttgAACTCAATAAATACAGGTGTCCTCTAGGCAAACATGCGATGGATCTGCGGTCTGTTACACTTGATATTTTACACGGTTTTCAGTTCCTAATATAATATTGCACATGTCGAGTGAGTTGAGGATCGCTCACGACTGTAGTGTTTCAGCGGGAATACGGTTTGATTGACCAAGTAAGAATGCATAGAACATACAGAacaattaatatgattaaaacaaataatatcaAAAGCTAAATACAGTACACGTGAtgaaaaacgtaaaaatacaccGCAGTGTCTGGTAAAGGAGTCTGTCCCAGAACAGCATTGTGGGTAAACGTCGTGTCATGATTCGGGTTTTCACGTGAACCTTCATTAAACACGTGAGCGGAATGAGACTACGGATGTTTCAGTGCCGGACAGACGGGAAAATGACAGTAATAAATCAAGTTTATTCATATGGCGAGATAAATGAAGCTACAAGACGATAAATGAGAGACGATAATGCTGATGAACGGCAGGTGACGGGCGGCCCCGTCTCTCCTCCTGCTGTCACACatgaagacaaaaagaaaaaagatcaaAGTGAATGAACGAGTAATAACTGGAATAAAGACTCAGACGGACGTCTGTGTTCAGTGGAGATCTGTgaggtaaacacacacacacacacacacacacacacgcttcaGCTCTCCCAGTCGGTGCAGGGCGGCGTCTCGTCCTCCGACTCGGACTCGGGCGAAGCCTCTTTGATGCGTCTCAGAGCCTCGTGGATGGAGCGGGTCAGCGGGTCGGCCGCGTCCGCCATCATCCCCCTGCAGCGCTCCTGTCTGCGCACTTTACGCAGCTTCACGCCCTTGCGTATCTGAGCCAGGATGTTGTTCCCGTCGTCCTCGTCCGGATCCGGCGCCAGCACGCGCAGCTCGGCCTTCCGCAGGTGGAAACTGCCGCGCTTCAGACTGGCCAGAACCTCGTCCATCGGGGAGCTCGCTGCGGACACAACACACACCTCAGTGTTCCCAAAAAATGACCATAAATCTTATATATCTCTCGTTGTGTTATTCAGTCTTGTTTTTGTTAGggttttgtgttctttttggaTCTGGTTGATCATTGGCTCACTATTATTCAGCTCAGAAACACTAGctgtgtttccatccacctatttttatgcgaaTTCTGGAATATGACATAAAAACACTGTTGTtaacagatgttgtttatgctcaaacagcaacattacacactgactGAAGTTTAAttgtcaaatcataatcaaccacccctttaaattggCCAGATTTAAAGGAACAGTATGTAAGTTTGGCCACTAGAGGTCATAGCTTGATGATGCGTGAAtgagtgtggaatcatgggagtctCGGGTTTGTACCGCGCTGATCTCCTGGGTCACGTGACAGCATTTTTTCATGCGACCATTTTTTCATGTAACTAcactgccagtgtgaaagcctTCTAACTTTGACAGGAAGTGACCTCACCTCTCCTCCACTGGTTGGACTCCAGAGACGCGGTCTTCCTCAGCTTCTTCCTGGCGTTCAGCAGCTGACTGCTGTCGAAGAAGCGCGCGGTGAACGGCCCGAGAGGACTCTCTGCGTCCGGCTGCCGCACGGGGCTCCGCGTCTGAGCCGGGCCGTCGGCGGGCGTCTCCTCCAGAGAGGGAGGCGGcggaggaggaggtggaggaggaggaggaggaggaggtggagggGAGATGGGCGAGGTGGAGGagtccagcagcagcagctctcTGGCAGGAGGAAGTGATGCGTGCGAGTCCGGAGGCGGAGCCTCAGCGACAGCTCCGCCCATCGGGGGCAGCGACAGGAAGCTGTCAGGCCTGCGCAGCTCCGGCACCGCAGCTGAATGTTCTAACGGAGCCGGAGCGTCGTCCGTCTGCACGCTAGCGGCCTGCATCTGCGGCTGCTCCGGCCTGACGCTCGCTCCCGCCTTCTTTCTGGAGTACGCCATACGCAGACGTGTGGACTTCAGAGTCACCTGACCCGGGTAACGCTGCATGAAGCAGGAGACCAATCAGCATCTCGATCAAAGCTCAGAGTGATGATGTGTATTTCTGTGTTTTGTCTGACCTGTTTGAAGCTGCGCAGGCGGTCCAGCGTCTTCTGTCTCTCCTGACTGACTCTGGAGAGCCgctgctcctcctcctcctcttcctcctgcGGACACACGGCAggtaatttttgtttattagtatggtgGAATTAGATAATTGAAGGTCAGCCACAAatacattggttaataaagtgagattaaatttGTGTAATAtggttaattattacaggtttgcatgtAATTCTgcgattgcatttcactgtttttattcactttGAGGAATCCTGAatgtgagatgagtaaatgcatgctctcatttagtctagaactacaatacttgatatacaatacaatatttCTCTCAGCATGGGgtcaggagagctgtcagtcagtaaatgtgaaaaagtaacttagatattttgttgtgaattgaaaaagtaatgcgttacctTACtggttacttgaaaaagtaatctcactcaagttacttgtaatgagttaactccccaacactgctcataatGCATTAAAGAGTTTACACACATTGCACTCCTGGGTGGAGCATAAGCTTATAAAACAGTCATATCCTAATATTTTTCAACTGAAACCATCTTGAATCTGATCAGTAACCTCTCACTAATGAGTGAATGCACAAAAGTTTGAatgttaccatgtttttactaGGGCTGGGAGCCTGGGACAATAAACCATTGCAATAAATCGAGAAAtaattctggatcgattctgagatttcccgaatgcatcgcgattctctcttgaatcgattctgagcttagatttaacagcagatggcgctctagtttttaaccacacggtcaaatgctcatgaagaagagcgctcgtgcgTTCGGCTATGTAcctgcacctcagaatgcttttatgacgcgagattaatgtaaacagccacACCTTGTGATTCACTTCAACCTTTtagaactttatgaatgattattttacagAAGGGATTATTTTATAGGTggtttctaaagcacgcagcgccatctgctgttgaaaACTAAGCTTAGAATCGATTTGAGAGAATCACGATGCATTTGGGAAAtttcagaatcgatccagaatcatttctcgatttaTTGCAATGACTGATTGTCCCAGCCCCAGTTTTTACCATGATATTACTTCATTTACCcccattaattaaaaaaattaagaaattctttgaaaattaaaatgttacaagaACTACAGCAAAAACCAGTATgattaaagaaaatatatacttttatatataatgagaaattttatttgatAATATGAAATTTATAAGAACACATAATGTGAGAATTACCTGTATGAACTCTGACTTcaacaaatttaattaaattccaCCCTAACCCACTGAACAGTCTAAATTTATGAAAACTACACATTCTTTTTCTAACAAAACAACATCAGAATTACtctgaaatgttttcaaactaaaTATATTCCGTTTATTTGTACAAACTTTTACTTTCAGATGATAAACAGCCTGAATCTCATTTTCATGCTGCAGTGGTTCATCAGTAGGGGGCAGCAGAGTGACTTCTTGTCCAAATCCTCTTTCCTTTTTCATATTTACACTATTTGGTTTTTGATCTACAAACAGACATTcatttaatttgtcattttaatgtaagcatgtttataaacaaaattaagTCCCAGTTGGAAAcacataatgtgtgtgtgtgtgtgtgtgtgtaggaaagaggataaatgtattttacaggAGTAATTTGAGACAAATCTAACTAatagatataataataaataataataataataataataattcagcaTATTTTCGTGTGTAAAGCCACAGTTCACTTTTGGGTCAAAACCGACCAAACGCAAAAAGTGTAAcaatttagttaaaaaaatgtagatataaccattttattttaaaaaatcagatAAAATTAATGATGTGTATTTTGACACAtccaaagtttcatttttgtactaaacactggatttttaaaatatttttatgtaccTCTTCCGGGTCAAAAGGGACCAGAATGCATTAGGAGGGTTAAAAGGCAACGATAGTTTCTTGTATAAAGGCCCAaattatattgtgaaaaattaatgttataaatatgtCTGAATATTATTtggttaattattacttttttctacTCATTCATTATAGCACTGTActaaatacataatttattttctcatttatatatttattttcttatttaatctaatatttacaaTTTTGCTTAGctcattttttcattcattatttatttattgtaatctaatgtttatttttttattattctaacataaaaaataaaaaaaaattggtgtttttgcctttattatgacagTAAGTTGACAGGAAGTGAAGtcggagagaaagagagggggacgggatcgggaaaggtccacgAGCCGGGACTCGAAATCGGGACGCCCGAAGCACAACTGCACTGTATGTCggtgctgcccacgaggctatcagCGCCGACACGCTAGCATGTTTACCCAGTTTTCCTCTCCACATTTCCCCAGCGCTCTTGCGTGTTTGAAACCCCTGATGATCATGAGGTCTGTGATGTTCTGTTTGACTCTCACCTGCAGAAAAGCTCGATGGGAAACGCAGTCCGGGCCGCCCTGCCGCTTCTGCGTGTGATTGATGATGCAGATTTCCTGAGAATAAAGTGTCAGTGGTCAGTCCGGTTGATCTCGTCTGCATGTTCATGTTCTCCAGTCTCTCTCTCACCTTCTTGTTTTTGAGGTAGGCTTTCTTGGCGGTGATGCGGCCCCTGCGCGCCTCCAGCTGCCGCGTCCTCTGCTGGAGCTTGGCCACGTCGTCTCTGGGAGGGGTCAGAGGGGTCGAGGGGTCGTCGGTGGCCTTCATGGCGTCGGGGCTCTCGTACGTGTCGTAGTAAACCACCTCCTCCTGCctctctgcacacacacacacacacacacatgaggAGAGAGCGCCGCAGCTGCGCAGACGCGTGAGGACGGACAGACGCTCACCGCTCATCTGTCTGCGCAGACTCTGCAGCTGTGCCGTCAGCAGCAGCTCCTCATACTTCAGGATCTCGAACTGGATCTCGTACAGCTGCAGCTGAAGCTCGTAGTACAGCGCCTCCAGCTGGTCCAGACGCACCATAGCGTCCTCTCCGTCCTGCAGACCCTGCATCTGAGAGAGCAGACCAGTGTCACATGTCTTATCAACATATGGTGAATCATGGATCTTGAacactagtgtgtgtgtgtgtgtgtgtgtgtttgtgacatatcaggacacaaatgtgtataatgacatgggtatgacataggtattacaaggagagggtgaatTATGAGAACATTactccatgtccccatttttcaaaaggcttataaatcatacagaatgagtttttgtgagaaagtaaaagtgcagtttcctgtgatgggtagggttaggggtagtgtaggaggagagaaaatacagtttgtacagtataaacaccattacgcctatggaatgaccccataattcacaaaaacaaacctgtgtgtgtgtgtgtgtgtgtgtgtgtgtggggcaCCTCCTCTCTCAGGCCGTGTTTCCTCTGTTCCAGGCAGATCTCTTTGGCACGCATCAGCTGCAGTGTCTCCTTGGAGACGGCGTACTGTAGTTTCTCCATGCGCTCCACTGCCGCTCCCCACGCAGCCTTCCCAAACTTCCTCTGGTCGGCCCGCATGCGCTCGTACAtcactggagagagagagagaaactctGATCCGTCTGCTGTAATGACAGAGCTGTGGCAATGTAGTAAATTAATCACataaaatgaattattcataaaataGAAGTCAGTTGAATTTGAATAGaaacacattgtttcaaagcagctttacagaaaatcatgatgttgtTTATAATAATCTCAGAGCAGATTAGAGCTGGACGATAATATAGTGATATTTTGTGATGATATGAAGAGA is a window encoding:
- the jmy gene encoding junction-mediating and -regulatory protein; translated protein: MEDALESGWVSVRPNVFEEKEKHKFVFIVAWNEIEGKFAVTCHNRTVQKRSAARDSLLETAEGELTADKPARARESPGREQASSRPVKSPSKSADLELLDAAAAAEVAEDPELNPREDFSWAGLFSFQDMRAAHLQLCAVNSDLEPCLPAFPEEQTAVWSVLFGVPEMRARDTEALCFQLQVYLGHALDTCGWKILSQVLFPDSDDSEEYYESLSELRQKGYEDALQRAKRHLQQLLEKQRGVERMVELLQLYAEQDEAYGDLVEATTELYHYLLQPFRDMRELAMLRRQQIKISLQTERLGPRRVDSLRREDEDWQRKAHAAVLSIQDLTVKYFETTARAQKVMYERMRADQRKFGKAAWGAAVERMEKLQYAVSKETLQLMRAKEICLEQRKHGLREEMQGLQDGEDAMVRLDQLEALYYELQLQLYEIQFEILKYEELLLTAQLQSLRRQMSERQEEVVYYDTYESPDAMKATDDPSTPLTPPRDDVAKLQQRTRQLEARRGRITAKKAYLKNKKEICIINHTQKRQGGPDCVSHRAFLQEEEEEEEQRLSRVSQERQKTLDRLRSFKQRYPGQVTLKSTRLRMAYSRKKAGASVRPEQPQMQAASVQTDDAPAPLEHSAAVPELRRPDSFLSLPPMGGAVAEAPPPDSHASLPPARELLLLDSSTSPISPPPPPPPPPPPPPPPPPSLEETPADGPAQTRSPVRQPDAESPLGPFTARFFDSSQLLNARKKLRKTASLESNQWRRASSPMDEVLASLKRGSFHLRKAELRVLAPDPDEDDGNNILAQIRKGVKLRKVRRQERCRGMMADAADPLTRSIHEALRRIKEASPESESEDETPPCTDWES
- the LOC127504048 gene encoding homer protein homolog 1 isoform X2; its protein translation is MGEQPIFSTRAHVFQIDPNTKKNWVPTSKHAVTVSYFYDSTRNVYRIISLDGSKAIINSTITPNMTFTKTSHKFGQWADSRANTVYGLGFSSEAHLSKFAEKFAEFKEAARLAKEKSQEKMELTSSPSQRKPIRSASKESATGDLQSPVTPESINGTDERVTPDAAFNTESRAELNAVPFPHSSTSITKHWEAELAALKGNNAKLTAALLESTANVKQWKQQLAAYQDEAERLHKRVTELECVSGQTAGIKTQKTELNQTIEELEAELKAKEEELEKLKEEVENANLLQTQKDSLAQKLQETQVRNAQLETRLSDVEERLESSRQEGESFRKSLRSLLELLDGKIFELTELRDSLARLLEDGSS
- the LOC127504048 gene encoding homer protein homolog 1 isoform X1, yielding MGEQPIFSTRAHVFQIDPNTKKNWVPTSKHAVTVSYFYDSTRNVYRIISLDGSKAIINSTITPNMTFTKTSHKFGQWADSRANTVYGLGFSSEAHLSKFAEKFAEFKEAARLAKEKSQEKMELTSSPSQESATGDLQSPVTPESINGTDERVTPDAAFNTESRAELNAVPFPHSSTSITKHWEAELAALKGNNAKLTAALLESTANVKQWKQQLAAYQDEAERLHKRVTELECVSGQTAGIKTQKTELNQTIEELEAELKAKEEELEKLKEEVENANLLQTQKDSLAQKLQETQVRNAQLETRLSDVEERLESSRQEGESFRKSLRSLLELLDGKIFELTELRDSLARLLEDGSS